Proteins encoded together in one Telopea speciosissima isolate NSW1024214 ecotype Mountain lineage chromosome 4, Tspe_v1, whole genome shotgun sequence window:
- the LOC122660564 gene encoding xyloglucan endotransglucosylase/hydrolase 2-like, whose protein sequence is MSISSCGLSALVLIGLVLSSLRTTAFAGNFYQDFDLTWGDNRGKILSGGQLLTLSLDKTSGSGFQSKNEYLFGRIDMELKLVSGNSAGTVTAYYLSSQGPTHDEIDFEFLGNLSGDPYILHTNVFTQGKGNREQQFYLWFDPSRNFHTYSIVWNPQKIIFLVDNTPIRVFNNHEAIGIPFPKNQPMRIYSSLWNADDWATRGGLVKTDWTKAPFTAYYRNFNANACVWSSSGTSTCSSSSTNSFFDSAWQTQGLDAMGRRRLRWVQKYYMVYNYCNDLQRFPQGIPAECKRSRFL, encoded by the exons ATGTCAATCTCTTCATGTGGGCTTTCAGCCCTTGTGTTGATTGGTCTAGTTCTGAGCTCTTTAAGGACTACTGCCTTTGCTGGTAATTTCTACCAAGACTTTGATCTCACTTGGGGTGATAACCGTGGTAAGATACTCAGTGGAGGGCAACTTCTCACCTTGTCACTGGACAAAACCTCTGGCTCTGGCTTCCAGTCCAAGAATGAGTATCTCTTTGGAAGGATTGACATGGAGCTCAAACTTGTTTCAGGCAACTCAGCTGGCACTGTAACTGCCTATTAT TTATCTTCTCAAGGGCCAACCCATGatgagattgattttgagttCTTGGGGAACCTTAGTGGAGACCCTTATATCCTCCATACCAATGTGTTCACTCAAGGGAAAGGGAACAGAGAGCAGCAGTTCTACCTATGGTTCGACCCTTCAAGGAACTTCCACACCTACTCCATTGTCTGGAACCCACAAAAGATCAT CTTCTTAGTTGATAACACTCCTATCAGAGTTTTCAACAACCATGAAGCAATTGGAATTCCGTTCCCTAAGAACCAACCCATGAGGATCTACTCAAGCCTCTGGAATGCAGATGACTGGGCAACAAGAGGTGGGCTAGTGAAAACAGATTGGACCAAAGCACCTTTCACTGCTTACTATAGGAACTTCAATGCTAATgcctgtgtctggtcatcctcTGGAACATCTACTTGTAGTTCAAGTTCTACAAATTCTTTCTTTGATTCAGCTTGGCAGACTCAAGGGCTTGATGCCATGGGACGAAGGAGACTTAGATGGGTACAGAAATATTACATGGTTTACAACTATTGCAACGATTTGCAGAGATTCCCTCAAGGTATTCCTGCTGAGTGTAAACGTTCAAGGTTCCTCTAG